One window from the genome of Rhodopseudomonas sp. P2A-2r encodes:
- a CDS encoding carbamoyltransferase, producing MSKHQYILGLNTYDHDVSACLLRDGAIAFGIAKERITREKHAMGFYKEVIDYCLEAEGITLDDVGLAVSNCYILPVPEMEERLVYQDMSGFLPEYERADAARHPLYRAQGGKTHTISHHLAHAYSAFAPCPFEDGAVMIVDGVGSYRSDVMEPFPAADAASPLARESESYYTFSGTRLDCIKKVWMEPDRGFLSDEFYNMAGLGALYSRASTYIFGDWNKCGELMGLAPYGRRDQVKPLMDISDNRLQVPRWTAAFNQPYVADGGKWDSSPSMRHWEDLAWRVQDDTEKVLLARARWLRETTGARNLVIAGGVALNCVANGRIAREAGFENVWIQPAAGDDGIAIGCAYYGHLALQNNPRNFTMTHSYIGKRYPEAEVGAATQRLLVRIQTSAARSANICADTAKLLADQKVIGWFQGGSEFGPRALGNRSIIADPRRAEMKDILNSRVKHRQPFRPFAPIVLAERADEIFEGRGDSPFMLMAKSVNPAWRDRIPAIVHVDGTARVQTVSEATNPVLYRLLREFDALTGVPVLLNTSFNVKGEPIVETPRDAMACFLTTGIDHLILHDTLVSKTALHAIVAPLVRTWMDVATLVLSNVKPA from the coding sequence ATGTCAAAGCATCAATACATCCTCGGCCTCAACACCTACGACCACGATGTCAGTGCCTGCCTGCTGCGCGACGGCGCCATCGCCTTCGGCATCGCCAAGGAGCGCATCACCCGCGAGAAACACGCGATGGGCTTCTACAAGGAGGTGATCGATTACTGCCTGGAGGCCGAAGGCATCACGCTGGACGACGTGGGACTGGCGGTAAGCAACTGCTACATCCTGCCGGTGCCGGAGATGGAAGAGCGGCTGGTCTATCAGGACATGTCCGGCTTCCTGCCGGAGTACGAGCGCGCCGATGCCGCCAGGCATCCGCTGTATCGCGCGCAGGGTGGCAAGACCCACACGATCTCGCATCACCTCGCCCATGCCTACAGCGCCTTCGCGCCGTGCCCGTTCGAGGACGGCGCCGTCATGATCGTCGACGGCGTCGGCAGCTATCGGTCGGACGTGATGGAGCCTTTTCCGGCAGCCGACGCGGCGTCGCCGTTGGCACGCGAATCCGAGAGCTACTACACGTTCTCCGGAACCCGGCTCGATTGCATCAAGAAGGTCTGGATGGAGCCCGACCGCGGCTTCCTGAGCGACGAGTTCTACAACATGGCCGGCCTCGGCGCGCTCTACAGCCGCGCCTCCACCTACATCTTCGGCGACTGGAACAAATGCGGCGAGCTGATGGGGCTGGCACCCTATGGCCGCCGCGATCAGGTCAAGCCGCTGATGGACATCAGCGACAACCGCCTGCAGGTGCCGCGCTGGACCGCTGCATTCAACCAGCCCTACGTGGCCGACGGCGGCAAGTGGGACAGCAGCCCGTCAATGCGGCACTGGGAAGATCTCGCCTGGCGGGTGCAGGACGACACCGAAAAGGTGCTGCTCGCGCGCGCCCGCTGGCTGCGCGAGACCACCGGCGCCAGAAACCTGGTGATCGCCGGCGGCGTGGCGCTGAACTGCGTCGCCAACGGCCGAATCGCCCGCGAGGCCGGCTTCGAGAACGTCTGGATCCAGCCGGCGGCCGGCGACGACGGCATCGCTATCGGCTGCGCCTACTACGGCCATCTCGCGCTGCAGAACAATCCGCGCAATTTCACCATGACGCACTCCTATATCGGCAAGCGCTATCCCGAGGCGGAAGTCGGAGCTGCCACGCAGAGATTGCTGGTCCGCATCCAGACCTCCGCTGCGCGCAGCGCCAATATCTGCGCCGACACCGCAAAGCTGCTCGCCGACCAGAAGGTGATCGGCTGGTTCCAGGGCGGCTCCGAGTTCGGGCCGCGCGCGCTGGGCAACCGCAGCATCATCGCCGATCCGCGCCGGGCGGAGATGAAGGACATCCTCAACAGCCGGGTGAAACACCGCCAGCCGTTCCGGCCTTTCGCGCCCATCGTGCTGGCCGAGCGGGCCGACGAGATTTTCGAGGGCCGCGGCGACTCGCCGTTCATGCTGATGGCCAAGTCGGTCAATCCGGCCTGGCGGGACCGCATTCCCGCGATCGTCCATGTCGACGGCACCGCGCGGGTCCAGACCGTGTCGGAAGCCACCAATCCGGTGCTGTACCGGCTGCTCAGGGAATTCGACGCGCTGACCGGCGTGCCGGTGCTGCTCAACACCTCGTTCAACGTCAAGGGCGAGCCGATCGTCGAGACGCCGCGCGATGCCATGGCCTGTTTCCTCACCACCGGCATCGATCATCTGATCCTGCACGACACGCTGGTATCGAAGACCGCGCTGCACGCCATCGTGGCGCCGCTGGTGCGCACCTGGATGGATGTTGCCACGCTGGTGCTGTCCAACGTCAAGCCGGCGTGA
- a CDS encoding ATP-binding protein — translation MQVDNYGTVLLWSPKAEAMFGWSRDEVIGKSLGELAICGDKNLGSAERIAQVVQKLENGISGWRYETITLRRDGSEIVTEISLTALRRRDKIIINMFLRDISQRRVAEEQLRQAQKMESVGELTGGLAHDFNNMLTVITGTIDILADAVADKPQLAAIAALISGAADRGAELTANLLAFARKQPLQPRAIDVNSLMTDVCKLLHPTLGRQIEVETVLGNDVWPALIDPGQLSSALVNLAINARDAMPNGGKLILTTGNLEVLPDDFKFKGILAAGRYVRVTVRDTGTGMPEAVLDKVFEPFFSTKEPGRGTGLGLSMVYGFVKQSGGHIEAESDVGHGTTFRIYLPKAIEQPKQLAEPAGEPRAESGNETILCVEDDASVRSFVLTQLQSLGYKTIAAENAADALALVESGEPFDLLFTDIVMPGKMNGRQLAEAVALLRPTLKVLFTSGFTENDDVINHSPMNNDVLLLPKPYRRADLNRMIRLALESPMPAIIQDRRVSAQS, via the coding sequence GTGCAGGTCGACAACTACGGCACCGTCCTGCTGTGGAGTCCCAAGGCTGAAGCCATGTTCGGCTGGAGCCGCGACGAGGTGATCGGGAAAAGTCTCGGCGAGCTGGCCATCTGCGGCGACAAGAACCTCGGCAGCGCGGAGCGGATCGCGCAGGTGGTGCAGAAGCTGGAGAACGGCATCTCCGGATGGCGCTACGAGACGATCACGCTGCGGCGGGATGGCAGCGAGATCGTCACCGAGATTTCGCTGACGGCGCTGCGCCGGCGCGACAAGATCATCATCAACATGTTCCTCCGGGATATCTCGCAACGTCGCGTCGCCGAGGAACAGTTGCGGCAAGCCCAGAAGATGGAATCCGTCGGCGAGCTGACCGGCGGCCTGGCGCACGACTTCAATAACATGCTGACGGTCATCACCGGCACCATCGACATCCTGGCCGATGCGGTCGCCGACAAGCCGCAACTCGCGGCGATTGCGGCGCTGATCAGCGGCGCCGCCGACCGCGGCGCCGAGCTCACCGCCAACCTGCTGGCTTTCGCGCGGAAGCAGCCGCTGCAGCCGCGCGCCATCGACGTCAATTCGCTGATGACGGATGTGTGCAAGCTCTTGCACCCGACGCTGGGGCGGCAGATCGAAGTCGAGACAGTCCTTGGCAACGACGTCTGGCCGGCGCTGATCGATCCCGGCCAGCTCAGCTCGGCCCTGGTCAACCTGGCCATCAACGCCCGCGACGCCATGCCCAACGGCGGCAAGCTGATCCTGACTACCGGCAATTTGGAAGTCCTGCCGGACGATTTCAAATTCAAGGGCATTCTTGCGGCGGGGCGCTACGTGCGGGTCACCGTGCGCGATACCGGCACCGGCATGCCGGAGGCCGTTCTCGACAAGGTGTTCGAGCCGTTCTTCTCCACCAAGGAACCCGGGCGCGGCACCGGCCTCGGCCTCAGCATGGTCTATGGCTTCGTCAAGCAATCCGGCGGCCATATCGAGGCGGAGAGCGACGTCGGCCACGGCACCACCTTCAGGATCTATCTGCCCAAGGCCATCGAGCAGCCGAAACAGCTTGCGGAGCCGGCCGGCGAACCGCGGGCGGAGAGCGGCAACGAGACCATCCTCTGCGTGGAGGACGATGCCAGCGTGCGCAGCTTCGTGCTGACGCAGTTGCAGAGCCTCGGCTACAAGACGATTGCCGCGGAGAATGCGGCGGACGCGCTGGCGCTTGTCGAAAGCGGCGAGCCGTTCGACCTGCTGTTCACCGACATCGTGATGCCCGGCAAGATGAATGGCCGGCAACTGGCCGAGGCGGTGGCGTTGCTGCGGCCCACGCTCAAGGTGCTGTTCACGTCCGGCTTCACCGAGAACGACGACGTCATCAATCACAGCCCCATGAACAACGACGTGCTGCTGCTGCCGAAACCTTACCGGCGCGCGGATCTCAACCGGATGATCCGGCTGGCGCTGGAATCGCCGATGCCAGCGATCATCCAGGACCGCCGCGTCAGCGCGCAGAGCTGA
- a CDS encoding sensor histidine kinase, protein MTTIALGLITYRNLVRLALPRSLERLETHALLNATRLEAALNNARVDLTALRTTGAVAELGAAYTQSLVDPSAKDLAATWRKRIAARLTAELSAKPLYAQMRVIGREDGGRELVRVDRSGPQGAIRVVPEAELAPKGDRAYFTEAIGLSARDMYVSPVGPQQVPSTVDRAPFPVVRVAVPLLGGDGKAFAVGVIDVDLEPEFDRIRATTVRGRQVFVVDERGEHLLRPDGQHTAASGPTAPSRIQSTFPQFDEEMKKGQNSGLWLDRKDDWFVAGWASVRLAGGPKITVIEASDYPSLNVGLAAVGNSTLVGGALAILCAIVLALLLARSLSKPLVQMTRAVEGFSRGESIALSAGGGREIEVLSTAFTRMVADVKQNSALLNNVITTIADPVLVANERGDVVIANPAAMRLLDVELGHCNVLSTIKKFALFYPDGVTPFPFDQSAMSLALRGKAVDNLHLVVRPSGAGATWISWSAGGRSSTRPACCAAPSPSITTSPGTCGRRRRSRRASRWRRPSSTPRWMLLCRSTTTAPSCCGVPRLKPCSAGAATR, encoded by the coding sequence GTGACCACAATCGCCTTGGGCTTGATCACCTACCGGAACCTCGTCCGCCTTGCCTTGCCGCGGTCGCTGGAGAGGCTCGAAACCCACGCCTTGCTGAATGCCACGCGGCTCGAGGCGGCGCTGAATAATGCGCGCGTCGATCTGACGGCGCTTCGCACGACAGGCGCGGTCGCCGAATTGGGGGCGGCCTACACCCAGAGCCTTGTCGACCCCTCTGCGAAAGATCTCGCCGCGACGTGGCGAAAGCGCATTGCGGCTCGTTTAACCGCAGAGCTTTCGGCCAAACCTCTATATGCCCAGATGCGGGTGATCGGTCGGGAAGACGGCGGACGCGAACTGGTTCGCGTCGATCGGTCCGGCCCGCAGGGCGCTATCCGGGTCGTGCCGGAGGCCGAACTGGCGCCGAAGGGCGATCGCGCTTATTTCACGGAGGCGATCGGTCTTTCCGCCCGGGACATGTACGTGTCGCCGGTTGGACCGCAACAGGTCCCGAGCACGGTCGATCGTGCGCCGTTTCCTGTCGTTCGCGTCGCCGTTCCGCTCCTCGGCGGCGACGGCAAGGCATTTGCCGTCGGCGTGATCGATGTCGATCTGGAGCCCGAGTTCGATCGGATTCGCGCGACCACGGTCCGCGGCCGCCAGGTCTTCGTGGTCGACGAGCGCGGTGAACATCTGCTGCGTCCGGATGGACAACACACGGCCGCGTCGGGTCCGACCGCACCGTCTCGTATCCAGAGCACGTTCCCGCAGTTCGACGAGGAGATGAAGAAGGGCCAGAATAGCGGGTTGTGGCTCGATCGAAAAGACGACTGGTTCGTGGCCGGCTGGGCGTCGGTGCGGCTCGCGGGCGGCCCCAAGATCACGGTGATCGAGGCCAGCGACTATCCCAGCCTCAATGTGGGCCTCGCCGCCGTTGGCAATTCGACGTTGGTCGGCGGAGCGCTCGCGATCCTCTGTGCCATCGTTCTTGCCTTGCTGCTGGCGCGCTCGCTATCGAAGCCGCTGGTACAGATGACGCGCGCTGTGGAAGGATTTTCGCGCGGGGAATCGATTGCGCTGTCGGCCGGCGGCGGTCGGGAGATCGAGGTGCTGTCGACGGCCTTCACCCGCATGGTCGCCGATGTGAAGCAGAACAGCGCCTTGCTCAACAATGTCATCACGACCATTGCCGATCCGGTGCTGGTGGCGAACGAGCGGGGCGATGTCGTGATCGCCAATCCCGCGGCGATGCGCTTGCTCGACGTGGAGCTCGGGCATTGCAACGTGCTGAGTACGATCAAGAAGTTCGCCCTGTTCTATCCCGACGGCGTAACGCCGTTCCCGTTCGATCAGTCGGCCATGTCGCTGGCGTTGCGCGGCAAGGCGGTGGACAATCTGCATCTGGTGGTGCGGCCGTCGGGCGCGGGGGCGACCTGGATATCGTGGTCAGCGGGCGGCCGATCATCGACGAGGCCGGCGTGCTGCGCGGCGCCGTCACCGTCTATCACGACATCACCAGGAACCTGCGGGCGCAGGAGGCGCAGTCGGCGAGCGAGCAGATGGCGCAGGCCATCATCGACACCGCGCTGGATGCTTTTGTGCAGGTCGACAACTACGGCACCGTCCTGCTGTGGAGTCCCAAGGCTGAAGCCATGTTCGGCTGGAGCCGCGACGAGGTGA
- a CDS encoding MDR family oxidoreductase: protein MFRAVRIDKADKGTTVALTQFDEAELMDGDVTVRVEWSTVNYKDGLAVTGKAPVVRRFPMIAGIDLAGTVETSSHPDWKAGDKVICNGWGMGETHLGAYAEKARVKGDWLVRLPDGMTARDAMAIGTAGYTAMLSVLALEKHGLTPASGPVVVTGAAGGVGSVAIAVLSKLGYHVIASTGRTAEADYLKGLGAADIIDRAELSGPAKPLAKERWAGGIDSVGSTTLANLLSMTSYRGAIAACGLAGGMDLPSSVAPFILRGVCLLGIDSVMCPIDLRKQAWGRLASDLDKAKLAEITHEIDLADVVAAGARVLAGEVRGRIVVKIL, encoded by the coding sequence ATGTTCAGGGCGGTTCGGATCGACAAGGCCGACAAGGGCACCACGGTCGCACTCACGCAGTTCGACGAAGCCGAGCTGATGGACGGCGACGTCACCGTGCGGGTTGAATGGTCCACGGTGAACTACAAGGACGGCCTCGCGGTCACCGGCAAGGCGCCGGTGGTGCGCCGGTTCCCGATGATCGCCGGGATCGATCTTGCGGGCACCGTGGAGACGTCGTCGCATCCCGACTGGAAAGCCGGCGACAAGGTGATCTGCAACGGCTGGGGCATGGGCGAGACCCATCTCGGCGCCTACGCCGAGAAGGCGCGGGTCAAGGGCGACTGGCTGGTGCGGTTGCCTGATGGCATGACCGCGCGCGACGCCATGGCCATCGGAACCGCCGGCTACACCGCGATGCTGAGCGTGCTGGCGCTGGAGAAGCACGGCCTGACACCGGCCTCCGGTCCGGTGGTGGTGACAGGCGCTGCCGGCGGCGTCGGCTCGGTGGCGATCGCCGTGCTGTCGAAGCTCGGCTATCACGTCATAGCCTCGACCGGCCGCACGGCGGAAGCCGACTATCTCAAGGGTCTGGGCGCTGCGGATATCATCGACCGCGCCGAATTGTCCGGTCCCGCAAAGCCGCTGGCCAAGGAGCGCTGGGCCGGCGGTATCGACAGCGTCGGTTCGACCACGCTGGCCAATCTGTTGTCGATGACCAGCTATCGCGGCGCCATCGCCGCCTGCGGGCTCGCCGGTGGCATGGACCTGCCGTCATCGGTGGCGCCGTTCATTTTGCGCGGCGTGTGTCTTCTGGGTATCGATTCCGTGATGTGCCCGATCGACCTGCGAAAGCAGGCGTGGGGACGGCTGGCCAGCGATCTGGACAAGGCGAAACTCGCTGAAATCACTCATGAAATCGATCTCGCCGATGTCGTCGCGGCGGGGGCCAGGGTGCTCGCCGGCGAGGTCCGTGGTCGAATCGTGGTAAAGATTCTCTGA
- a CDS encoding PaaI family thioesterase, whose amino-acid sequence MADDQDRLDKSDIRSFLAALPFVREVGIDVASFALGAIDIELPFVERFSGPTGLFPASIVGVVGDVAAVSSCLSLLPRGWALATLDFTIKMTGFAKGETLLAKGRVLQAGRTNSVGAADVYAVSAAGTTLCGTVLATTKNFRIGN is encoded by the coding sequence GTGGCCGATGATCAAGATCGCCTTGATAAATCAGATATCAGATCGTTCCTCGCGGCGTTGCCGTTCGTGCGTGAAGTCGGCATCGACGTGGCATCGTTTGCGCTCGGCGCGATCGACATTGAGCTGCCGTTTGTCGAGAGGTTCTCGGGCCCCACCGGATTGTTCCCCGCGTCCATCGTCGGCGTCGTCGGCGATGTGGCGGCGGTGTCGTCGTGTTTGTCGCTGTTGCCGAGAGGATGGGCTCTTGCGACGCTCGACTTCACCATCAAGATGACCGGCTTCGCCAAAGGCGAGACGTTGCTTGCCAAGGGGCGCGTGCTGCAGGCGGGGCGGACCAACTCGGTCGGCGCCGCGGACGTCTACGCGGTCTCCGCTGCGGGAACGACCTTATGCGGAACGGTGCTCGCCACCACAAAGAATTTCAGGATCGGAAATTGA
- a CDS encoding 6,7-dimethyl-8-ribityllumazine synthase, with protein sequence MNQSLQHSQSSLRNATVPAGRIAFIQSCWHKDIVDQCRLGFVAELERRGRSSSLVDFFDVPGAFEIPLQAKLLARSGRYVAIVATGLVVDGGIYRHEFVSDAVINGLMRVQLDSDVPVISAVLTPQHFHEHAEHMRFFHEHFLVKGTEAAAACELTIRNIEATRQLAA encoded by the coding sequence ATGAATCAGTCACTGCAACATTCCCAATCCTCCTTGCGCAACGCCACCGTTCCTGCCGGACGGATCGCCTTCATTCAATCCTGCTGGCATAAGGACATCGTCGATCAATGCCGGCTTGGATTCGTCGCCGAGCTGGAGCGGCGCGGCCGGTCCTCGTCGCTGGTCGATTTCTTCGACGTGCCCGGCGCATTTGAGATTCCGCTGCAAGCCAAGCTTTTGGCGCGCAGCGGCCGTTATGTGGCGATCGTCGCCACCGGTCTTGTGGTCGATGGCGGCATCTATCGGCATGAGTTCGTGAGCGATGCAGTGATCAACGGTCTCATGCGCGTACAGTTGGACAGCGATGTTCCTGTGATTTCCGCGGTGCTGACGCCGCAGCATTTCCACGAACATGCCGAGCACATGCGGTTCTTTCACGAGCACTTTCTCGTCAAGGGCACCGAGGCCGCTGCAGCCTGCGAGTTGACGATCCGGAATATTGAAGCCACCCGGCAACTGGCGGCGTGA
- a CDS encoding MFS transporter translates to MAATDSILPSRGLGWRTPLVIVICGSLIGMLTFGPRSSVGFFMQPMSQQFGWGRDVFALAFAVQNLLWGIGQPFAGAIADKFGAVRVISVGALLYAVGLLVMRYSSTPLELNLGAGLLIGFGLSGCSFNLVLSAFGKLMPPEWRGIALGAGTAAGSFGQFVFAPFTVAMIDNAGWQPTLMTFALLMLLVIPLSLALATPTAAVADVPVAQRQSFRAALSEAFGHRSYVLLVLGFFTCGFQLAFITMHLPAYLVDRGMPASTGGWVIAVIGLFNIVGSLTVGYAQSRFPKRYILSFIYFTRALATVAFILLPMTTFSAIAFGIISGLTWLSTVPPTSSLVLLMFGTRWLATLYGFAFFSHQVGGFLGALLGGIVYEKFGSYTPVWWLSVLFGVLSALINLPIVEAPVKRPVAQPA, encoded by the coding sequence ATGGCAGCGACTGACAGCATCTTGCCTTCGCGTGGCCTCGGCTGGCGCACACCGCTGGTGATCGTGATCTGCGGCTCGCTGATCGGCATGCTGACCTTCGGGCCGCGCTCCAGCGTCGGCTTCTTCATGCAGCCCATGAGCCAGCAGTTCGGCTGGGGGCGCGACGTGTTCGCGCTGGCCTTCGCCGTGCAGAACCTGCTGTGGGGCATCGGCCAGCCGTTCGCGGGCGCCATCGCCGACAAGTTCGGCGCTGTCAGGGTGATCAGCGTCGGCGCGCTGCTCTATGCCGTCGGTCTTCTGGTAATGCGCTATTCCTCGACGCCGCTGGAGCTCAATCTCGGTGCCGGGCTGCTGATCGGCTTCGGCCTGTCGGGCTGCTCGTTCAACCTGGTGCTGTCGGCGTTCGGCAAGCTGATGCCGCCGGAGTGGCGCGGCATCGCGCTTGGCGCCGGCACTGCCGCCGGATCGTTCGGCCAGTTCGTGTTCGCGCCGTTCACCGTGGCGATGATCGACAATGCCGGCTGGCAGCCGACGCTGATGACCTTCGCCCTGTTGATGCTGCTGGTGATCCCGCTGTCGCTGGCGCTGGCGACGCCCACCGCTGCGGTGGCCGATGTGCCGGTTGCGCAGCGCCAGTCGTTCCGGGCGGCGCTGTCGGAGGCCTTCGGCCATCGCTCCTACGTATTGCTGGTGCTGGGCTTCTTCACCTGCGGCTTCCAGCTCGCCTTCATCACCATGCATCTGCCGGCCTATCTGGTCGACAGGGGCATGCCGGCCTCGACCGGCGGCTGGGTGATCGCCGTGATCGGCCTGTTCAATATCGTGGGCTCGCTCACGGTCGGCTATGCGCAAAGCAGGTTTCCCAAGCGCTACATTCTGTCCTTCATCTATTTTACCCGCGCACTGGCGACGGTGGCCTTCATCCTGCTGCCGATGACCACCTTCTCTGCGATCGCCTTCGGCATCATCAGCGGCCTGACCTGGCTGTCCACGGTGCCGCCGACGTCGAGCCTGGTGCTGCTGATGTTCGGCACCCGCTGGCTGGCGACGTTGTACGGCTTCGCCTTCTTCAGCCACCAGGTCGGCGGCTTCCTTGGCGCGCTGCTCGGCGGCATCGTCTATGAGAAGTTCGGCTCCTACACGCCGGTGTGGTGGCTGTCGGTGCTGTTCGGCGTGCTGTCGGCGCTGATCAACCTGCCGATCGTCGAAGCCCCCGTGAAGCGCCCGGTTGCGCAGCCGGCGTGA
- a CDS encoding cell wall hydrolase codes for MSVMRNRPKGARSVSFGLGLCVFALIPNEIGYQDIASLLARQPGVAERWQKRVIASAVSSIQVATFSFGRPIGTTTRNAGLQLASLDNSGIDITGAITRNPLAQPPRPYQPSEFPAVDRTLKGDRLASVVPESEAPTEALPKRDSFPTNASVRGAKTAEAAAPSASVHVGALDPELAEALKAPPLPQYDATLATQPIIDTKGQPDTAVIAVEPAPPKDGFSVKTASLFFGSSSLGAEVETMERWQPGEEPMIVLPGGTVDPDLKVKAIPPAAAADPAKGGESVAGKGEVNTTNHVKTPAERLGLNTDKLRAKHEKCLTEAIYFEARGEAVRGQMAVAQVVLNRAFSGFYPTNVCGVVYQNKHRHLACQFTFACDDVADVVKEPDMWDRARKIAKASLDGQIWLPEVAKSTHYHAYWVRPSWVHEMKKMYKFGVHTFYRPRAWGDGSDAPSWGTKEQTAAITARLAEAKP; via the coding sequence ATGTCAGTAATGCGTAACCGGCCGAAGGGCGCGCGCAGCGTGTCTTTCGGCCTCGGTCTTTGCGTCTTTGCATTGATCCCCAACGAGATCGGCTATCAGGACATCGCTTCGTTGCTGGCGCGCCAGCCGGGCGTCGCCGAACGGTGGCAGAAGCGCGTGATCGCCTCCGCCGTCAGTTCCATCCAGGTCGCGACCTTCTCATTCGGCCGTCCGATCGGCACCACGACGCGCAATGCGGGCCTGCAACTCGCCAGCCTCGACAATTCCGGTATCGACATTACGGGCGCGATCACGCGCAATCCGCTGGCGCAGCCGCCGCGTCCCTATCAGCCTTCCGAGTTTCCCGCCGTCGACCGCACGCTCAAGGGCGACAGGCTCGCCAGCGTGGTTCCCGAGAGCGAGGCGCCCACCGAAGCGCTGCCGAAGAGGGATTCGTTTCCGACCAATGCGTCGGTAAGAGGCGCGAAGACCGCCGAGGCCGCCGCGCCATCGGCGTCGGTGCACGTTGGCGCGCTCGATCCGGAGCTTGCCGAAGCGCTGAAGGCGCCGCCGCTGCCGCAATACGATGCCACGCTGGCGACCCAGCCGATCATCGACACGAAAGGCCAGCCCGACACCGCCGTCATCGCGGTCGAGCCGGCGCCGCCGAAGGATGGTTTCTCGGTGAAGACTGCCAGCCTGTTCTTCGGCAGCTCGTCGCTGGGCGCGGAAGTCGAGACCATGGAGCGCTGGCAGCCGGGCGAGGAGCCGATGATCGTGCTGCCCGGCGGCACCGTCGATCCCGATCTCAAGGTGAAGGCAATTCCGCCGGCCGCCGCGGCAGATCCCGCGAAAGGCGGCGAGAGCGTCGCCGGCAAGGGCGAGGTCAATACCACCAATCACGTCAAGACCCCGGCCGAGCGGCTTGGTCTGAACACCGACAAGCTGCGCGCCAAGCATGAGAAGTGCCTCACCGAGGCGATCTATTTCGAAGCGCGCGGCGAGGCGGTGCGCGGCCAGATGGCGGTGGCGCAGGTGGTGCTGAACCGCGCGTTCTCCGGCTTCTATCCCACCAATGTCTGCGGCGTGGTTTATCAGAACAAGCATCGCCATCTGGCCTGCCAGTTCACCTTCGCCTGCGACGACGTCGCCGATGTGGTCAAGGAACCGGACATGTGGGACCGCGCCAGGAAAATCGCCAAGGCGTCACTGGACGGCCAGATCTGGCTTCCGGAAGTCGCGAAGTCCACGCACTACCATGCCTATTGGGTTCGCCCGTCGTGGGTGCATGAGATGAAGAAGATGTACAAGTTCGGCGTGCACACCTTCTATCGGCCGCGGGCGTGGGGCGACGGCAGCGATGCGCCGAGCTGGGGTACCAAGGAGCAGACCGCGGCAATCACCGCCCGGCTCGCCGAGGCCAAGCCGTAA